One genomic region from Negativicoccus succinicivorans encodes:
- a CDS encoding 3-deoxy-D-manno-octulosonic acid transferase has product MYWFYNICLVLYWLLLVPVLIYRLLFEEGFYDRLRQSAGVMPQPVLTSIQNCHGIWVHAASVGEIVAASPIVRELKQRLPDETVIVSVVTATGHRMAERIIPEADAHIFFPVDLPIITERIVNIVKPKAILLVETELWPNFLQVAEKNEIPVMMVNGRISDRSMKRYRLILGFTRRMLAQIRWFCMQSHTDARYIEEMGADPARVQVTGNTKYDQTYAEVTPAERDELRREFGVGEAHPVIVAGSFHEGEYEILLASFGDVRRQYPDAKLILAPRQIPEAAKVLQLVQKYGFVGARRTEYHAETDAPVSVLVLDTIGELGRIYSLADIVIVGGSFVKVGGHNILEPAAHGKPILVGPHMFNFKDIFALLHSEGACRMTSAENLTRDLLRLLSEPQRLAQMGAAALRLVEENQGATKRNVDAFCALAERDPLHWKGAERSEHRA; this is encoded by the coding sequence ATGTACTGGTTCTACAATATTTGTCTGGTGCTGTATTGGCTGTTGCTGGTGCCGGTATTGATCTATCGCCTGCTCTTTGAAGAGGGGTTTTATGACCGACTACGGCAGAGCGCCGGCGTCATGCCCCAGCCGGTACTGACGAGCATTCAAAACTGCCACGGCATTTGGGTGCATGCGGCCTCCGTCGGCGAGATTGTGGCGGCCAGTCCCATTGTGCGCGAATTAAAGCAGCGTCTGCCGGACGAGACCGTGATCGTGTCGGTCGTCACCGCGACCGGTCACCGCATGGCGGAACGGATTATTCCCGAAGCGGATGCGCACATTTTTTTCCCGGTGGATTTACCGATCATTACGGAGCGCATCGTCAATATCGTCAAGCCGAAAGCGATCCTCTTGGTGGAAACGGAACTTTGGCCGAACTTTTTGCAAGTGGCGGAAAAAAATGAAATTCCGGTCATGATGGTCAACGGCCGAATCAGTGACCGCAGCATGAAACGGTACCGCCTGATTTTAGGCTTTACCCGTCGCATGCTGGCGCAAATTCGCTGGTTCTGCATGCAGTCGCACACGGACGCCCGCTACATTGAAGAAATGGGCGCGGACCCCGCGCGTGTCCAGGTGACGGGAAACACCAAGTATGATCAGACCTATGCCGAAGTCACTCCGGCGGAACGCGACGAACTGCGACGTGAATTCGGTGTCGGCGAGGCGCATCCGGTCATCGTGGCGGGTTCGTTTCATGAAGGCGAATATGAAATTTTGCTGGCGAGCTTCGGCGACGTGCGGCGGCAGTATCCCGACGCGAAATTGATCTTGGCGCCGCGGCAGATTCCGGAGGCGGCCAAGGTATTGCAATTGGTACAAAAATACGGTTTCGTCGGTGCGCGGCGTACGGAATACCATGCCGAAACGGACGCGCCGGTGTCCGTACTCGTGCTGGATACGATCGGCGAACTCGGACGCATTTACAGTTTGGCGGATATCGTGATCGTCGGCGGCAGCTTTGTCAAAGTCGGCGGCCACAATATATTGGAACCGGCGGCCCACGGCAAACCCATTTTAGTGGGACCGCATATGTTCAATTTCAAAGATATTTTCGCTCTGCTGCATAGCGAAGGCGCTTGCCGAATGACGAGCGCGGAAAATCTCACGCGGGATTTGCTGCGCCTTTTGTCCGAGCCGCAGCGACTTGCGCAAATGGGGGCGGCCGCGTTACGATTAGTGGAAGAAAATCAAGGCGCGACCAAGCGCAATGTGGATGCTTTTTGCGCGTTAGCCGAACGGGATCCGCTTCATTGGAAAGGAGCCGAACGCAGTGAGCATAGAGCGTAA
- the msbA gene encoding lipid A export permease/ATP-binding protein MsbA, with the protein MTDYARLLHYVVPYWRRGVAAIIAMILGALTTLAVPWIIRNIIDDVLAAKNLVALNWIALGILALFFLRGVFSYIQGYLMSYIANRVIIDIRNEVYARVQRLSLRFFDTRKTGSLMSRLTNDIGALQTAIVDNFVNIVKESVILIGSLVGMVILHWRLTLLCIIIVPLVSITIKYFGRKLKKSGHMMQERIADVTSHLQETIGGIRVVKSFFREDYEIARFRQINQASFGAAMKAARQSSQLSPIVEFIAAIAVTAIIWYGGWSVIDGELTAGELIAFLIYAINLANPVRRLSALYGDIQRSMAAGERVFALLDETPDIREKADAIALPVLRGDVVFDAVHFRYEPSKEVLSGISFHAEPGQKIALVGPSGSGKSTIANLIPRFYDVTDGAIRIDGHDVRDVTLASLREQIGIVPQDTALFNTTIEENIRYGRLDATDEEVAAAVRAANAEEFVRQLPQGLQTPIGDRGLVLSGGQRQRIAIARALLKDPRILILDEATSALDTESEQLVQAALERLMIGRTAFIIAHRLTTIQEADHILVIDRGRIVESGTHQSLLALHGMYYNLYTLRLQGDEK; encoded by the coding sequence ATGACTGATTACGCACGTTTATTACATTACGTAGTGCCGTACTGGCGGCGCGGGGTAGCGGCCATCATCGCCATGATTTTGGGAGCGCTTACCACGCTTGCCGTGCCGTGGATCATTCGCAACATCATTGACGACGTACTGGCCGCGAAAAACCTGGTGGCATTGAATTGGATCGCGCTCGGCATCTTGGCGCTCTTTTTCCTGCGCGGCGTGTTTTCCTATATACAGGGCTACCTGATGAGTTACATCGCGAACCGCGTGATCATTGATATCCGCAATGAAGTGTACGCGCGGGTGCAACGTTTATCGCTGCGCTTCTTTGATACGCGCAAAACCGGCAGTCTGATGAGCCGCCTGACGAATGATATCGGCGCGCTGCAGACCGCGATTGTCGATAATTTCGTCAACATTGTCAAGGAAAGCGTTATCCTGATCGGCTCGCTGGTCGGTATGGTGATTTTACATTGGCGGCTGACGTTGCTTTGCATCATTATTGTTCCGTTGGTCAGCATCACCATCAAATATTTCGGTCGAAAACTGAAAAAAAGCGGCCATATGATGCAGGAACGCATCGCCGATGTGACTTCGCATTTACAGGAAACGATCGGCGGTATTCGCGTCGTTAAATCGTTTTTCCGTGAAGATTATGAAATCGCCCGTTTCCGTCAGATCAATCAGGCGAGTTTCGGCGCGGCGATGAAGGCGGCGCGGCAGTCGAGCCAGCTTTCTCCGATCGTCGAATTTATCGCGGCGATTGCCGTCACCGCGATTATTTGGTACGGCGGTTGGAGCGTCATCGACGGGGAATTGACCGCCGGTGAACTGATCGCGTTTTTGATTTACGCCATTAATTTAGCCAATCCGGTACGGCGTTTAAGCGCGCTTTACGGCGATATTCAGCGTTCGATGGCGGCCGGTGAGCGCGTGTTCGCGTTGCTGGACGAAACGCCGGACATTCGCGAAAAAGCCGACGCGATCGCGTTGCCCGTTTTGCGCGGTGATGTTGTTTTTGACGCGGTTCATTTCCGGTATGAACCTTCCAAAGAAGTGCTGTCGGGTATCAGCTTCCATGCCGAGCCGGGCCAAAAAATCGCGTTGGTCGGGCCGAGCGGATCGGGGAAATCGACGATTGCCAACTTGATTCCGCGTTTTTACGATGTAACGGACGGCGCGATCAGGATTGACGGACATGATGTTCGGGACGTGACGTTGGCGTCATTGCGCGAACAGATCGGCATCGTGCCGCAGGATACCGCTCTTTTCAACACGACGATTGAAGAAAATATACGCTACGGTCGCTTAGACGCGACCGACGAAGAAGTGGCGGCGGCGGTACGCGCCGCCAATGCGGAAGAATTTGTGCGCCAGCTGCCGCAGGGTTTGCAAACGCCGATCGGCGATCGGGGTCTCGTGCTTTCCGGTGGTCAGCGGCAACGCATAGCGATCGCGCGGGCGCTTTTGAAAGATCCGCGGATCCTTATTTTAGATGAAGCCACGTCCGCTTTGGATACGGAAAGCGAACAGCTGGTGCAGGCGGCGCTGGAACGTCTGATGATCGGCCGCACCGCGTTTATTATCGCGCACCGGCTGACGACGATTCAGGAGGCCGATCACATTTTAGTGATTGATCGCGGCCGCATTGTGGAAAGCGGCACGCATCAATCCTTACTGGCGCTGCACGGTATGTACTACAACCTTTACACGTTACGCTTACAGGGAGACGAGAAATAG
- the lpxB gene encoding lipid-A-disaccharide synthase translates to MKVFFSAGEASGDWHAAAVARALKERVPQLEMQGMGGAEMRAAGVTVVHDIEDLGVIGIAEIIRKLPFFFRLRSELVEAIRRQQPDVVVCVDYPGFNMKLAQAVKKELGIPVVYYIAPTIWAWHRSRGKAIARDTAAVASIFPMDVPLYRADGARVEFVGHPLVDLVRPEWSQDETRAHFQMDPAKKQLLLLPGSRRQEVRSLLPTMLAAAELLAKEFPLQCWLPRASTISEAELAPLLAETELDMQMTTSHLHDLMTVCDAALAASGTVTLETALLGLPTVLCYKVAPLTYWLGRRVLQTPHIGLPNIVAGREVIPEFLQQDVTAENLAHAVASWWRDEEASRRLRDDLAMVREKLGAPGAVGRVADLIIRIAEENND, encoded by the coding sequence ATGAAAGTGTTTTTTTCGGCCGGTGAGGCCTCCGGAGATTGGCATGCGGCCGCCGTCGCTCGCGCGCTCAAAGAGCGCGTTCCTCAGCTTGAAATGCAGGGGATGGGCGGCGCGGAAATGCGCGCCGCCGGCGTGACGGTCGTGCATGATATTGAGGACCTGGGAGTCATCGGGATTGCGGAAATTATTCGTAAATTACCGTTTTTCTTCCGGTTGCGTTCGGAACTGGTGGAAGCCATTCGCCGCCAGCAACCGGATGTGGTCGTCTGCGTGGATTATCCGGGCTTTAATATGAAGCTCGCGCAAGCCGTCAAAAAAGAGCTCGGTATTCCGGTGGTCTACTATATCGCTCCGACGATTTGGGCTTGGCATCGGTCGCGGGGCAAAGCGATTGCGCGGGATACGGCGGCGGTGGCTTCCATTTTCCCGATGGATGTGCCGCTGTATCGGGCAGACGGCGCTCGCGTGGAATTTGTGGGGCATCCGCTGGTGGATTTGGTGCGGCCGGAATGGTCACAGGATGAAACCCGCGCCCATTTTCAAATGGATCCCGCTAAAAAGCAACTGTTGCTGTTGCCGGGGAGTCGCCGGCAGGAGGTGCGAAGTCTGCTGCCGACCATGCTGGCCGCCGCGGAGCTTTTGGCGAAAGAATTTCCGCTTCAATGTTGGTTGCCGCGCGCGAGCACGATTTCCGAGGCGGAGCTTGCGCCGCTTTTGGCCGAGACCGAATTGGATATGCAAATGACGACGTCGCATCTGCATGATTTGATGACGGTATGCGATGCCGCATTGGCCGCCTCCGGAACAGTGACCCTGGAAACCGCGCTGCTCGGGTTGCCGACCGTGCTTTGCTATAAAGTGGCACCGCTTACGTACTGGCTCGGTCGTCGGGTCTTGCAAACCCCGCATATCGGTTTGCCGAATATTGTGGCCGGGCGGGAAGTGATCCCGGAATTTTTGCAGCAGGATGTCACGGCCGAAAACTTGGCGCACGCGGTGGCGTCATGGTGGCGGGATGAGGAAGCGTCTCGTCGCCTGCGGGACGATTTAGCCATGGTGCGGGAGAAATTGGGCGCGCCCGGCGCGGTCGGGCGGGTGGCTGATCTTATCATACGAATCGCTGAGGAAAATAATGACTGA
- a CDS encoding LpxI family protein: MATVGLLAGIGKLPVTFLREAKRLGERVVTIAVVDAVEPELAQESDQFYQIKITKLGSILKTLQREGVTEATMLGKVTKEILYGNLGIPDWRALQFLRRVRDRKDDTIMLALVDELADIGVTVLDQTRYLTPLMPPPQVFTKRQPTAAEWDDIRFGFALAKQIGALDIGQTVVVARQAAMAIEAIEGTDACIIRGCALARQGAVVVKTAKPQQDVRFDVPAIGLTTLHSLLEHKGAVLAIEAQRTLFVEQEEVIALADQKGVAICAVSAESLSR, encoded by the coding sequence ATGGCGACAGTCGGTTTGTTGGCGGGGATCGGCAAATTGCCGGTGACGTTTTTGCGCGAGGCGAAGCGCTTGGGGGAACGTGTCGTGACGATTGCCGTCGTCGATGCGGTGGAACCGGAGTTGGCGCAAGAGTCGGATCAGTTTTATCAGATTAAAATCACGAAACTGGGTTCGATACTGAAAACGCTGCAGCGGGAAGGCGTGACTGAGGCGACGATGCTCGGCAAAGTCACCAAAGAAATTTTATATGGCAATTTAGGCATCCCGGATTGGCGCGCGCTGCAATTTTTGCGGCGGGTAAGGGATCGTAAAGATGATACGATTATGCTGGCATTGGTTGATGAATTGGCGGACATCGGCGTCACCGTTTTGGATCAGACGCGCTACCTCACGCCGTTGATGCCGCCGCCGCAAGTGTTCACTAAACGGCAGCCGACCGCGGCGGAGTGGGATGATATCCGCTTCGGATTCGCGTTGGCCAAACAGATCGGGGCGCTCGATATCGGTCAGACGGTTGTCGTCGCGCGCCAAGCCGCGATGGCGATTGAGGCGATCGAAGGCACGGATGCCTGCATTATAAGAGGTTGCGCATTGGCGCGTCAGGGCGCGGTGGTCGTTAAAACGGCGAAACCGCAACAGGACGTGCGTTTTGACGTGCCCGCGATCGGTTTGACGACCTTGCATTCGCTTCTGGAACATAAGGGCGCGGTGCTTGCGATTGAGGCGCAGCGCACTTTATTTGTGGAACAGGAAGAAGTCATCGCGCTCGCCGATCAAAAAGGCGTGGCGATCTGCGCGGTTTCCGCGGAGTCGTTGTCCCGATGA
- the lpxA gene encoding acyl-ACP--UDP-N-acetylglucosamine O-acyltransferase yields the protein MGLQLVEKHEPNIHETAVVDPSAVLHSNVEIGPYAVIGADTVIGEGTRIDAHVVIHPYTTIGKYCHIYPGASIGSDPQDLKFEGERSTTSIGDYTDIREFVTVSRATGEGQETHVGSHCLLQAYTHVAHNCNVGNHVVISSFAGLAGHVVVEDRAVIGGMAGVHQFVKIGRNCMIGAMTKVVQDVPPFVIADGNPARVVGLNSVGMARSGISADVKRDLKRAYRLLYRSNLRLSEAISEMEHELDASEEVEHMLRFLRNCERGICRVRRE from the coding sequence ATGGGATTACAACTTGTAGAAAAGCATGAACCGAATATTCACGAAACGGCGGTAGTTGATCCGAGCGCGGTTCTGCACAGTAACGTAGAAATCGGACCGTACGCCGTGATCGGCGCGGATACGGTAATCGGAGAAGGCACGCGTATTGATGCGCATGTCGTTATTCATCCGTACACCACGATCGGCAAATATTGCCACATTTACCCCGGCGCCTCGATCGGCAGCGATCCGCAGGATTTGAAATTCGAAGGGGAACGCAGCACGACCTCCATCGGCGATTATACGGACATTCGCGAATTCGTGACCGTCAGCCGCGCGACCGGTGAAGGACAGGAAACGCACGTCGGTTCGCATTGCCTTTTGCAGGCGTATACGCATGTCGCGCATAACTGCAATGTGGGTAACCATGTAGTGATCAGCAGCTTCGCAGGTCTGGCGGGCCATGTAGTCGTTGAAGACCGTGCCGTCATCGGCGGTATGGCCGGTGTTCATCAGTTTGTGAAAATCGGTCGTAACTGCATGATCGGCGCTATGACCAAAGTAGTTCAGGATGTGCCGCCGTTCGTGATCGCGGACGGTAATCCGGCGCGCGTTGTCGGACTGAACAGTGTCGGCATGGCGCGCAGCGGTATTTCCGCCGACGTCAAACGCGACTTGAAACGCGCGTACCGACTTTTATACCGTTCCAATCTGCGCCTTTCGGAAGCGATTTCTGAAATGGAACACGAATTGGATGCGTCGGAAGAAGTGGAACACATGTTACGCTTCCTGCGTAATTGCGAGCGCGGTATTTGCCGTGTGCGCCGCGAATAG
- the fabZ gene encoding 3-hydroxyacyl-ACP dehydratase FabZ, with product MKLEVTEIMEILPHRYPMLLVDRMLELEPMKRAVGIKNVTMNDPYFQGHFPGNPIMPGVLLCEAMAQVAGVALLYPEEHRGMTPMFTGMDKVRFRLSVRPGDTFRSEIEILKIKGNVGKIACRGYVGDELAVQGEFMFYLSPKKDNQADQKA from the coding sequence ATGAAACTTGAAGTTACTGAAATTATGGAAATTTTGCCGCATCGTTACCCCATGTTGCTGGTGGATCGTATGTTAGAATTGGAACCGATGAAACGCGCCGTCGGCATCAAAAATGTGACCATGAACGATCCGTATTTTCAAGGACATTTTCCCGGAAATCCGATTATGCCGGGCGTGCTTTTATGTGAAGCCATGGCGCAAGTCGCCGGCGTAGCTTTGTTATATCCGGAAGAGCATCGCGGCATGACGCCGATGTTCACCGGGATGGATAAAGTTCGCTTTCGTTTGTCGGTGCGGCCGGGAGATACGTTTCGCAGCGAAATCGAAATATTGAAAATCAAAGGAAATGTAGGAAAAATCGCCTGCCGCGGATATGTGGGCGACGAGCTGGCGGTGCAAGGCGAATTCATGTTTTATCTTTCACCCAAGAAAGACAATCAAGCCGATCAAAAAGCATGA
- the lpxC gene encoding UDP-3-O-acyl-N-acetylglucosamine deacetylase: protein MSLQQTIAKKVTYSGIGLHSGQPVRLSFVPAPVDSGIRFRRTDISENDTVPAQIRYVTNTMRATTLENGAVMVTTVEHVLSAIRALEIDNIIVELDSVEPPVGDGSAAVFVGLLDEAGIVTQDAERRYLPVTKSVGVYDTPNDRFIVALPYDGFRVTFLAEKEDHPLLRLQAMDIEITTENYRNSIMRARTIGFTEELEQLRKMGLGRGGTLENAVVYSPTEVLSELRYPDEVVRHKILDVIGDLALAGPLKAHIIARKSGHQLNTELARRLVESVAKEDPV from the coding sequence ATGAGTTTACAACAAACAATCGCCAAAAAAGTGACCTACTCGGGGATCGGTTTACACTCCGGGCAACCGGTGCGGCTTTCGTTTGTCCCCGCGCCGGTGGATAGCGGGATTCGGTTTCGCCGCACGGACATCTCGGAAAACGATACGGTCCCTGCGCAGATTCGTTATGTGACGAATACGATGCGGGCGACGACACTTGAAAACGGAGCGGTCATGGTGACGACCGTCGAGCATGTCCTGAGCGCGATTCGGGCGCTGGAGATCGATAATATCATCGTGGAACTGGACTCGGTAGAACCGCCGGTCGGTGACGGCAGCGCGGCGGTATTCGTGGGCCTGTTGGATGAAGCGGGTATTGTGACGCAGGACGCGGAACGCCGCTACTTACCCGTGACAAAAAGTGTCGGCGTGTACGATACGCCGAATGACAGATTTATTGTCGCGTTGCCGTATGACGGTTTTCGCGTTACTTTCCTGGCCGAAAAAGAAGATCATCCGTTACTGCGGCTGCAGGCGATGGATATTGAAATCACGACGGAAAATTACCGTAACAGCATTATGCGCGCGCGCACGATCGGTTTTACGGAAGAGCTGGAGCAACTGCGCAAGATGGGACTGGGGCGCGGCGGGACGCTGGAAAACGCCGTCGTGTATTCGCCGACGGAAGTGCTTTCCGAATTGCGGTACCCGGACGAAGTAGTGCGCCATAAGATTCTCGATGTGATCGGTGATCTGGCCTTGGCGGGACCGCTAAAAGCGCATATTATTGCGCGCAAGTCCGGTCATCAACTGAATACGGAGCTGGCTCGCCGTTTGGTCGAGTCGGTCGCAAAGGAGGATCCGGTATGA
- a CDS encoding pyridoxal phosphate-dependent aminotransferase — protein MTISVAAPQAYGKKANDVIFGANDAAVKAAQKYGKEKVTNATIGAILDENENLVCLPTVEKVYRGLSMRDVIQYAPIAGLPDFLTEVQNRCFGTYRPAAEIAAVATAGGTGGIHNTIHNYTEWGDEVLTSDWYWGAYSVLCNDNSRKLRTFRLFTDDLQWNQDDFAQHVEAIAEHQDQVLVILNTPAHNPTGYSLSDEDWKQALGTLKEVAARPEKHVILLVDVSYLDFAGDEETSRSFFRHFENLPENLLVVVCYSMSKGFTMYGQRIGAMIGITSSPQIAQEFKDINQYTGRATWSNINRAGMQTLVTISQDAKLLQQFQAEQAEYFALIRDRAALFMQEAAEVELPVLPYRAGFFLSVPSRDSKAVCALMNRDNIFPVPLKAGVRLAVCAVTKAKMPGIATKLKAAWEQVEHA, from the coding sequence ATGACGATAAGTGTAGCAGCACCGCAAGCCTATGGGAAAAAGGCGAATGATGTGATTTTCGGCGCCAATGATGCGGCGGTCAAAGCAGCGCAGAAATACGGTAAAGAAAAAGTAACCAACGCGACCATCGGCGCGATTTTGGATGAGAACGAAAATCTGGTATGCCTGCCGACGGTAGAGAAAGTCTATCGTGGTCTTTCGATGCGTGATGTGATTCAATACGCGCCGATCGCGGGTCTGCCGGACTTCCTTACCGAAGTGCAGAACCGTTGCTTCGGCACGTACCGACCCGCGGCGGAGATCGCGGCGGTGGCCACGGCCGGCGGTACCGGCGGCATTCACAACACCATTCATAATTACACCGAATGGGGCGATGAAGTGTTGACCAGCGACTGGTACTGGGGCGCGTACAGCGTGCTTTGCAATGACAACAGTCGCAAACTTCGCACCTTCCGCCTGTTTACCGATGATCTGCAATGGAACCAGGACGATTTCGCGCAGCATGTGGAAGCGATCGCGGAGCATCAGGATCAGGTGCTCGTGATTTTAAACACGCCGGCGCATAATCCGACCGGTTACAGCCTTTCCGACGAAGACTGGAAGCAGGCGTTGGGAACGCTGAAAGAAGTCGCGGCGCGTCCGGAGAAACATGTGATCCTCCTCGTCGATGTGTCGTACCTGGATTTCGCGGGCGATGAAGAAACGTCGCGGAGCTTTTTCCGTCACTTCGAAAATTTGCCGGAGAATTTGCTCGTGGTCGTTTGCTACAGCATGTCCAAAGGATTTACCATGTACGGACAACGTATCGGCGCGATGATCGGCATCACGTCTTCGCCGCAAATCGCGCAGGAATTTAAAGACATCAACCAATATACCGGTCGGGCGACCTGGTCGAATATTAATCGGGCCGGCATGCAAACATTGGTTACGATCAGTCAAGATGCGAAACTTTTGCAACAGTTCCAAGCGGAACAGGCGGAATATTTCGCGCTTATCCGTGATCGCGCCGCGCTCTTCATGCAGGAAGCGGCCGAAGTGGAACTGCCGGTTTTACCGTATCGCGCCGGCTTTTTCCTGAGCGTGCCGAGCCGTGATTCGAAAGCGGTTTGCGCGCTGATGAACCGGGATAATATTTTCCCCGTGCCGTTGAAGGCCGGTGTGCGTTTGGCGGTGTGCGCGGTCACCAAAGCCAAGATGCCGGGCATTGCGACCAAACTCAAAGCGGCCTGGGAACAAGTCGAACACGCGTAA
- a CDS encoding sensor histidine kinase, which yields MKKSIYSALVSISIVAVLLTLLASMWFYYSGVRKEAETHLQQMTTVLADGMRNQPVPVDWLAASVAGIDDMTRVTWIDASGKVRFESAYNADQMENHLEREEVKAALAHGEGASRRESGTLARETSYYALRLQDGSILRTAVDRGSLFEIMQRALPGVLGVLAVILIACFFLAGYLTRHLLKPLRQAGDAVEAMISGQPVPYMLGVPELDPILARTRAQQENISHYIDEINDERNRTRRMMDTLTEGVILLDRGQSILDYNDVTAKIFQLNGDVHGQSAAALDQSSAWLTCIQDAMKTGESSTELTLGERVYRVRARRTESSNNDFTVLLVVRDVTETALAEQRRREFSANVSHELNTPLTSIRGYAELLLNGMYHNADEVKNFARRMIQESNRLLGLIQNIMRLSRIEEANEPYQWQNVSLHYIAEQVTELLEMQSEKKNIRMRVHGDQGYVFGDARLLFELVLNLADNAVKYNREGGSVDVTIRDGEDDVTLTVKDTGLGIPIEQQNYIFERFYRVEQSRSKETGGSGLGLAIVKHIVTLHHGELALASQPKEGTAITVTLPKTQPDAAETGKTQRADDMTNDGAVSHVVTK from the coding sequence ATGAAAAAAAGCATCTATTCCGCATTGGTGAGCATCAGTATCGTAGCGGTGCTGTTGACTTTACTGGCAAGCATGTGGTTCTACTATTCCGGCGTCCGTAAAGAAGCGGAAACGCATCTCCAACAGATGACGACCGTACTGGCGGACGGCATGCGGAATCAACCGGTACCGGTCGACTGGCTGGCGGCATCGGTGGCCGGTATCGACGACATGACGCGCGTGACTTGGATTGATGCGTCCGGTAAAGTTCGTTTTGAATCGGCTTACAACGCGGACCAAATGGAAAATCATCTGGAGCGCGAAGAAGTCAAGGCCGCCTTGGCCCATGGCGAAGGCGCGAGCCGCCGGGAATCCGGTACGTTGGCGCGGGAAACTTCGTACTATGCGCTGCGTTTGCAAGATGGTTCGATCTTGCGTACGGCGGTGGATCGCGGCAGTTTATTCGAGATTATGCAACGCGCGTTGCCGGGCGTTTTGGGCGTACTGGCGGTCATCCTGATCGCTTGTTTCTTCCTGGCCGGTTACTTGACGCGGCATCTTTTGAAGCCGTTGCGCCAGGCGGGGGATGCGGTAGAGGCGATGATCTCAGGCCAACCGGTGCCCTACATGCTCGGCGTGCCGGAACTGGATCCCATCTTGGCGAGAACACGTGCGCAGCAGGAAAACATCTCGCATTACATTGATGAAATTAATGACGAACGCAACCGTACCCGTCGCATGATGGACACGCTTACGGAAGGCGTCATTTTGCTGGATCGCGGTCAATCGATCTTGGACTACAATGATGTCACCGCCAAGATTTTCCAATTGAACGGCGATGTGCACGGCCAAAGCGCGGCCGCGCTGGATCAGAGCTCAGCGTGGCTGACCTGCATTCAGGACGCCATGAAAACCGGTGAATCGTCCACCGAACTTACTTTGGGCGAGCGGGTTTATCGCGTGCGCGCCCGCCGTACGGAAAGCAGTAATAATGACTTTACCGTATTGCTGGTCGTTCGCGATGTGACGGAAACCGCCTTGGCGGAACAACGCCGCCGCGAATTTTCGGCGAATGTTTCGCATGAATTGAATACGCCGCTCACTTCGATCCGCGGCTACGCCGAACTGCTTTTGAACGGCATGTATCATAATGCCGACGAAGTGAAGAACTTCGCGCGGCGGATGATTCAGGAATCGAATCGCCTGCTGGGACTCATTCAAAACATCATGCGTCTGTCGCGTATTGAAGAGGCGAATGAACCGTATCAATGGCAAAATGTGTCGCTTCATTACATTGCCGAGCAGGTGACCGAGCTTTTGGAAATGCAGTCCGAGAAAAAGAACATTCGGATGCGGGTTCACGGCGATCAGGGTTACGTCTTCGGCGATGCTCGTCTGCTTTTTGAACTCGTTTTGAATTTGGCGGATAACGCGGTCAAATACAATCGCGAAGGCGGCAGCGTGGATGTGACCATCCGGGACGGTGAAGACGACGTTACGTTGACGGTGAAAGATACCGGCCTCGGCATCCCCATTGAACAGCAGAATTATATTTTCGAACGTTTTTATCGCGTGGAACAAAGTCGTTCGAAAGAGACCGGCGGTTCCGGCCTGGGCTTGGCGATTGTTAAACATATCGTTACCTTGCACCATGGCGAATTGGCCTTGGCGAGTCAGCCGAAGGAAGGCACCGCGATTACGGTAACCTTACCGAAAACGCAACCTGACGCGGCGGAAACCGGAAAAACGCAACGCGCTGACGATATGACGAACGACGGCGCCGTTTCCCACGTCGTAACGAAATAA